The Leifsonia williamsii genome includes a region encoding these proteins:
- a CDS encoding carbohydrate ABC transporter permease: MLTTVIALGALVMIGPFIWLFVATTHNTADIFSSPPALLPGGRFWDNLTGLLQSVQFGDAIRNSLVVSVTYTVLGLIVCSSAGYAFAKFRFPGRNLMFGLLIASLALPGQVTLVPLFKIMVQLGWLNSYQAQIVPDLALPFGIFLMRQAMQAVPDELLQAGRVDGAGEFRIFFRIVLPTMKPSLAALAIFLFLARWNDFVYPLIIQRTPDAYTLPVALATLRGIGTTDYGQLLTGTFLSILPVLAMFLFLQRYFVAGLLGGSVKQ; encoded by the coding sequence GTGCTGACCACCGTGATCGCCCTCGGCGCGCTCGTCATGATCGGGCCCTTCATCTGGCTCTTCGTCGCGACGACGCACAACACCGCCGACATCTTCTCCTCGCCGCCGGCCCTGTTGCCGGGCGGACGGTTCTGGGACAACCTGACCGGGCTGCTCCAGTCGGTGCAGTTCGGCGACGCCATCCGGAACTCGCTCGTCGTATCGGTGACATACACGGTGCTCGGGCTGATCGTCTGCAGTTCGGCCGGCTACGCGTTCGCGAAGTTCCGTTTTCCCGGGCGCAACCTCATGTTCGGGCTGCTGATCGCCTCCCTGGCGCTGCCCGGCCAGGTGACTCTCGTTCCGCTGTTCAAGATCATGGTGCAGCTGGGCTGGCTGAACTCGTACCAGGCGCAGATCGTGCCCGACCTCGCCCTGCCGTTCGGCATCTTCCTCATGCGGCAGGCCATGCAGGCGGTGCCGGACGAGTTGTTGCAGGCGGGGAGGGTGGACGGTGCCGGCGAGTTCCGCATCTTCTTCCGCATCGTGCTGCCGACCATGAAGCCCTCGCTGGCCGCGCTCGCGATCTTCCTCTTCCTTGCACGGTGGAACGACTTCGTCTATCCGCTGATCATCCAGCGCACCCCGGACGCGTACACGCTGCCGGTCGCCCTGGCGACCTTGCGCGGGATCGGCACCACCGACTACGGCCAGCTGCTCACGGGCACGTTCCTGTCGATCCTCCCCGTGCTCGCCATGTTCCTGTTCCTGCAGCGCTACTTCGTCGCCGGGCTGCTCGGCGGCTCGGTGAAGCAGTAG
- a CDS encoding LacI family DNA-binding transcriptional regulator codes for MAMDASSGDAPVKRRRASLGSANLAQVAQLAEVSEATVSRVLNRKYGVSPATRQAVEEALREVGYERPMNNELVLMLTPNLLNPIFAQQADKIESELSPHGLKSIICQVYPGTPQERDYVEALIDSGVAAIVFLSASNTLLKADHRVVQLIASRGIPFVSINGGFPETVAPVVSTDDWRAAEIAVAHLHDLGHRRIGMLAGPVDNIPADRRVDGFIQAMERRGIDDPEQFVARKHFNFEGGQQAASALLALGVTGLVASSDEMALGAYRAVARAGLSVPHDVSVIGYDDSALLDFTAPPLTTVRQQTERIAENVGRIVTSLIAQRPVGTDEILIDPELHLRGSTAIPPVQG; via the coding sequence ATGGCGATGGACGCATCATCGGGAGATGCGCCGGTCAAGCGCCGCCGGGCCTCGCTCGGGTCGGCGAACCTTGCCCAGGTCGCGCAGTTGGCCGAGGTCAGCGAGGCGACCGTGAGCCGGGTCCTCAACCGCAAGTACGGCGTGTCCCCGGCGACCCGTCAGGCGGTGGAGGAGGCCCTCCGCGAGGTCGGCTACGAGCGCCCGATGAACAACGAGCTCGTGCTCATGCTCACGCCCAACCTGCTCAACCCGATCTTCGCCCAGCAGGCCGACAAGATCGAGAGCGAGCTGAGCCCGCACGGTCTGAAGTCGATCATCTGCCAGGTCTACCCCGGCACCCCGCAGGAGCGGGACTATGTGGAGGCGCTGATCGACTCCGGTGTCGCCGCGATCGTCTTCCTGTCGGCGAGCAACACGCTGTTGAAGGCCGACCACCGCGTCGTGCAGCTCATCGCCTCTCGAGGCATCCCGTTCGTAAGCATCAACGGCGGCTTCCCCGAGACGGTGGCGCCGGTCGTCTCCACCGACGACTGGCGCGCGGCGGAGATCGCGGTCGCGCACCTTCACGACCTCGGGCACCGACGGATCGGCATGCTCGCAGGACCGGTCGACAACATCCCCGCCGACCGTCGGGTCGACGGCTTCATCCAGGCCATGGAGCGCCGCGGTATCGACGACCCCGAGCAGTTCGTCGCACGCAAGCACTTCAATTTCGAGGGCGGGCAGCAGGCCGCTTCCGCGCTGCTGGCGCTCGGGGTCACCGGACTCGTCGCATCGAGCGACGAGATGGCCCTCGGGGCGTACCGGGCGGTCGCTCGTGCCGGACTGAGTGTTCCCCACGACGTCTCGGTCATCGGCTACGACGATTCGGCGCTCCTCGACTTCACCGCGCCGCCCCTGACGACGGTGCGGCAGCAGACCGAGCGGATCGCCGAGAACGTGGGCCGGATCGTGACGTCTCTGATCGCGCAGCGTCCGGTCGGCACCGACGAGATCCTGATCGACCCCGAGCTCCACCTGCGCGGCTCGACCGCCATCCCGCCGGTCCAGGGCTGA
- a CDS encoding carbohydrate ABC transporter permease: MSTLTRTTQAPARAQVGTRRRRPLWPRLVPFVFLAPVIVLFLGFKAYPVVYALYLSFTSNKGGIDAFVGVDNYIRLFGDPLFARALVNTVEILVIQVPVMLVLAVLLAVAFNSKLLKARALLRVAYFVPIVMGLVAYGILFSALLNYQDGFLNFLLSSVGLPKVPWLADPTWAKVSIILALTWHYTGNNAVIYLAQLQSIPEELYEAASMDGATRRQQFWYVTLPGLRPALILTVILSTIGTLQLFDEPYVLTGGGPDNATLTIGMYLYNNAFKYFDFGYASAIAYVLTAIVAVFSIAQLVILRRRNA, encoded by the coding sequence ATGTCCACCCTCACCCGCACCACGCAGGCTCCAGCCCGGGCGCAGGTCGGCACCAGACGGCGCCGCCCGCTCTGGCCGCGGCTCGTGCCGTTCGTGTTCCTCGCGCCCGTGATCGTCCTGTTCCTGGGCTTCAAGGCGTACCCGGTCGTGTACGCGCTCTACCTCAGCTTCACCTCGAACAAGGGCGGCATCGACGCCTTCGTGGGCGTCGACAACTACATCCGGCTGTTCGGGGATCCGCTGTTCGCACGGGCGCTCGTCAACACCGTCGAGATCCTCGTCATCCAGGTCCCGGTCATGCTGGTGCTGGCCGTGCTGCTCGCCGTCGCCTTCAACTCAAAGCTCCTGAAGGCGCGGGCGCTGCTGCGGGTGGCGTACTTCGTCCCGATCGTCATGGGCCTGGTCGCGTACGGCATCCTGTTCTCCGCGCTGCTGAACTACCAGGACGGCTTCCTGAACTTCCTGCTCAGCTCGGTCGGCCTTCCCAAGGTCCCCTGGCTGGCCGACCCGACGTGGGCGAAGGTGTCGATCATCCTCGCTCTCACCTGGCACTACACCGGCAACAACGCGGTGATCTACCTCGCACAGCTGCAGTCCATCCCCGAGGAGCTGTACGAGGCGGCGTCGATGGACGGCGCCACCCGCCGTCAGCAGTTCTGGTACGTCACCCTCCCCGGACTGCGCCCGGCGCTCATCCTGACCGTGATCCTGTCGACCATCGGCACCCTCCAGCTCTTCGACGAGCCGTACGTGCTCACGGGCGGCGGGCCGGACAACGCGACCCTCACCATCGGCATGTACCTCTACAACAACGCCTTCAAGTACTTCGACTTCGGGTACGCCTCCGCCATCGCCTACGTGCTCACGGCCATCGTCGCCGTGTTCTCGATCGCCCAGCTCGTCATCCTGCGCAGGAGGAACGCATGA
- a CDS encoding ABC transporter substrate-binding protein, whose translation MIPSRIRSRRLAARAGALVLGLAVTAGALTACSSSSGDTGGDKTITVWGWGDPVKGMKAAVPSFEKAHPGVTVKVQDVGNPAIWDKITTGMAAGGSGLPDVMDIGADYMSNYLETFPDGFADLTPYGADELEKDFPTGLWGGAQKADGHQYGIPFEVNTSLIFYRTDLFQQAGVDPAAITTWDQMLDAGKKIKAATGASLFAVDKAATQADAANFWQMLARLDETFFFDKKGDIAFSSEGGVKALEYLKEANDAGLIADVPQSQGTTSQAKGETPVALLPLASWAVNTFANDAPDMKGKWAVRTPPAVEQGGLTSASAGGTYLTVAKSSKNPKEAYEFVKYSMATLEGQQEVYKGGGLFPSFRPMWDTDVFKQDNAYFGINTNDLVIDALNQKTPPDYYTKDYAKALKAYDDAQTQVLVSGADPKKALDEAADLLAQQTGRKIAKN comes from the coding sequence ATGATTCCTTCACGCATCCGCTCGCGGCGCCTGGCCGCACGGGCCGGTGCCCTCGTTCTCGGCCTCGCGGTCACCGCCGGAGCCCTGACGGCGTGCAGCAGCTCCTCCGGGGACACCGGCGGAGACAAGACCATCACCGTGTGGGGCTGGGGCGACCCGGTCAAGGGCATGAAGGCCGCCGTCCCCTCCTTCGAGAAGGCGCACCCCGGCGTCACGGTGAAGGTGCAGGATGTCGGCAACCCTGCGATCTGGGACAAGATCACGACCGGCATGGCCGCCGGCGGGTCCGGCCTCCCGGACGTCATGGACATCGGCGCCGACTACATGAGCAACTACCTCGAGACGTTCCCGGACGGATTCGCCGACCTCACGCCCTACGGTGCCGACGAGCTCGAGAAGGACTTCCCGACCGGCCTCTGGGGCGGCGCGCAGAAGGCCGACGGACACCAGTACGGCATCCCGTTCGAGGTGAACACCAGCCTGATCTTCTACCGCACCGATCTGTTCCAGCAGGCGGGCGTCGACCCCGCCGCCATCACGACCTGGGACCAGATGCTGGACGCGGGCAAGAAGATCAAGGCCGCGACGGGCGCCTCCCTGTTTGCCGTCGACAAGGCAGCGACTCAGGCCGATGCCGCCAACTTCTGGCAGATGCTCGCGCGCCTGGACGAGACCTTCTTCTTCGACAAGAAGGGCGACATCGCCTTCAGCAGCGAGGGCGGCGTCAAAGCGCTGGAGTACCTGAAGGAGGCGAACGACGCCGGCCTGATCGCCGACGTTCCGCAGAGCCAGGGCACCACCTCGCAGGCCAAGGGCGAGACGCCCGTCGCTCTGCTGCCGCTGGCCTCGTGGGCGGTGAACACGTTCGCGAACGACGCCCCCGACATGAAGGGCAAGTGGGCGGTACGCACACCGCCGGCCGTCGAGCAGGGCGGGCTCACCTCGGCCTCCGCCGGCGGCACCTACCTCACGGTCGCGAAGTCCAGCAAGAACCCGAAGGAGGCGTACGAGTTCGTGAAGTACTCGATGGCCACGCTGGAGGGGCAGCAGGAGGTCTACAAGGGCGGAGGGCTCTTCCCGAGCTTCCGCCCCATGTGGGACACCGACGTCTTCAAGCAGGACAACGCGTACTTCGGCATCAACACGAACGATCTCGTGATCGACGCGCTGAACCAGAAGACGCCGCCGGACTACTACACCAAGGACTACGCGAAGGCGCTCAAGGCCTACGACGACGCGCAGACCCAGGTGCTGGTGAGCGGCGCCGACCCGAAGAAGGCCCTCGACGAGGCTGCCGACCTGCTTGCGCAGCAGACCGGCCGGAAGATCGCGAAGAACTGA